A stretch of Vigna angularis cultivar LongXiaoDou No.4 chromosome 4, ASM1680809v1, whole genome shotgun sequence DNA encodes these proteins:
- the LOC108330599 gene encoding pectinesterase/pectinesterase inhibitor PPE8B, with translation MALSSPKHLPPTLFFFLLFLPTVFGASHGSSSNPVGFEFLKVSPSEFAGTVKTVVDVLQDVTSILSEFGSGFGDSLLSNAVSDCLDLLDLSSDELDWSVAATQTPQGKHNSTGNQSSDLRTWLSAALANQDTCMDGFDGTNGVVKGLVSTGLGQVMSLLQQLLTQVNPMSNQFPFSPTVGQFPSWVKPGDRKLLQANGVVVDAVVSTDGTGDFTKITDAVLAAPNYSMKRYVIFVKRGVYHENVEIKKKKWNLMMIGEGMNVTVITGNRSFVDGWTTFRSATFAVSGRGFIARDITFQNTAGAVKHQAVALRSDSDLSVFFRCGISGYQDSLYTHTMRQFYRECRISGTVDFIFGDATAIFQNCLIEVKKGLPNQKNTITAQGRKTPDEPTGFSIQFCNISADSELVNSVNSTHTYLGRPWKQYSRTVFMQSYMSDVLSPEGWLEWDGDFALDTLYYAEYLNYGAGSGVRNRVKWPGYHVMNDSSQASNFTVSQFIEGNLWLPSTGVAFTAGLEE, from the exons ATGGCGCTTTCTTCACCCAAACACTTACCTCcaacactcttcttcttccttttgtttttgCCGACTGTGTTCGGTGCCTCTCATGGAAGCAGCAGCAACCCCGTGGGATTCGAGTTTCTGAAGGTTTCGCCTTCTGAATTTGCGGGGACAGTGAAAACTGTGGTTGATGTGTTGCAAGATGTGACCTCTATTCTCTCTGAGTTCGGTTCTGGCTTCGGGGACTCGCTTCTTTCTAACGCCGTCTCTGATTGTCTAGATTTGCTTGACCTCTCCTCTGACGAACTTGATTGGTCTGTCGCTGCTACACAGACTCCCCAAG GGAAGCATAACAGCACAGGAAACCAAAGTTCAGATTTGAGGACATGGCTGAGTGCTGCACTTGCGAACCAAGACACATGCATGGACGGATTCGACGGCACCAACGGCGTTGTGAAGGGTTTAGTGTCCACAGGGCTTGGCCAAGTGATGTCATTGCTGCAACAACTTCTTACACAGGTGAACCCCATGTCGAACCAATTCCCTTTCTCTCCCACAGTGGGGCAGTTTCCGTCGTGGGTTAAACCAGGGGACAGGAAGCTGCTCCAGGCAAATGGGGTGGTCGTGGATGCGGTGGTTTCCACCGATGGCACCGGGGACTTCACCAAAATCACCGATGCAGTCTTGGCTGCGCCTAATTACAGCATGAAACGCTACGTGATATTCGTGAAGAGAGGGGTTTACCATGAGAACGTTgagatcaagaagaagaagtggaaccTCATGATGATCGGAGAAGGCATGAATGTTACTGTTATCACCGGGAACAGGAGCTTCGTCGACGGTTGGACAACGTTCCGGTCAGCAACTTTTG CTGTGAGTGGCAGAGGATTCATAGCACGAGACATTACCTTCCAGAACACAGCAGGAGCAGTGAAGCACCAAGCTGTGGCACTGAGATCAGACTCTGACCTCTCTGTATTCTTCCGATGTGGGATTTCCGGTTACCAAGACAGCCTCTATACTCACACCATGCGCCAATTCTACAGAGAATGCAGAATCAGTGGAACCGTGGATTTCATATTTGGTGATGCCACTGCAATTTTCCAAAACTGCCTCATAGAGGTAAAAAAAGGGTTACCAAATCAAAAGAACACCATCACAGCTCAAGGAAGGAAAACCCCTGACGAACCAACTGGTTTCTCGATCCAGTTTTGCAACATTTCTGCTGATTCTGAGCTTGTGAACTCTGTGAACTCCACCCACACATACCTTGGCAGACCCTGGAAACAATATTCGAGAACAGTTTTCATGCAATCTTACATGAGTGATGTGTTGAGCCCAGAAGGATGGTTGGAGTGGGATGGGGACTTTGCCTTGGACACGTTGTACTATGCAGAGTACTTGAATTATGGAGCTGGTTCTGGTGTTCGTAATCGAGTGAAATGGCCAGGGTACCATGTCATGAATGATTCTAGCCAGGCTAGTAATTTCACAGTGTCACAATTTATTGAGGGGAATCTTTGGTTACCTTCAACTGGGGTAGCTTTCACAGCTGGATTGGAAGAATGA